A genome region from Paracoccus stylophorae includes the following:
- a CDS encoding bactofilin family protein: MFSKTRVTENRPSQQPASSSAPAAEPAAQQPAAAERTREQPSASAPTRRATPSVLSSDLTVAGNIRTEGDIQIEGNVEGDIRAHQLTIGETATIKGEIVGDEVVVNGRVVGRVRGLRVRLSATARVEGDIIHKTIAIESGAHFEGSVQRQEDPLANGNPKKLAAPQAG, from the coding sequence ATGTTCAGTAAGACCCGCGTGACCGAAAATCGTCCCTCGCAGCAACCCGCGTCCTCGTCCGCCCCCGCGGCCGAGCCTGCCGCGCAGCAGCCCGCCGCCGCCGAACGGACCAGAGAGCAGCCTTCGGCCTCGGCGCCCACCCGGCGCGCCACGCCGTCGGTTCTGTCGTCGGATCTGACCGTCGCGGGCAATATCAGGACCGAAGGCGATATCCAGATCGAGGGCAATGTCGAAGGCGACATCCGCGCCCATCAGCTGACCATCGGCGAGACGGCGACCATCAAGGGCGAAATCGTCGGCGACGAGGTGGTGGTGAACGGCCGCGTCGTCGGTCGCGTCCGCGGCCTGCGCGTGCGCCTGTCGGCCACCGCCCGGGTCGAGGGTGACATCATCCACAAGACCATCGCCATCGAATCCGGCGCCCATTTCGAAGGATCGGTCCAGCGGCAGGAAGATCCGCTGGCCAACGGCAACCCCAAGAAACTGGCCG